From the genome of Blautia pseudococcoides, one region includes:
- the cobJ gene encoding precorrin-3B C(17)-methyltransferase: protein MNKLYVVGIGPGAYEKMTIEAAEALKNSDVIIGYTVYVDLVKDHFPGKEFLTTPMKKEVERCVMAFVEAMKGKTVAMICSGDAGVYGMAGLMYEVGTGYPDVELSIIPGVTAATGGAAVLGAPLIHDFCLISLSDLLTPWEKIERRLTDAAHGDFVVCLYNPSSKKRHDYLMKACDLMMKYKAEDTVCGIVGNIGREGEEMKVMTLKELRETTVDMFTTVFVGNSQTKEIGGRMVTPRGYKNV, encoded by the coding sequence TTGAATAAATTATACGTGGTAGGCATCGGTCCGGGTGCCTATGAGAAGATGACGATTGAGGCCGCAGAAGCCCTGAAGAACAGTGATGTGATCATTGGATATACCGTGTATGTGGACCTGGTAAAGGACCATTTTCCGGGAAAGGAGTTTCTCACAACGCCCATGAAGAAGGAAGTGGAGCGCTGTGTGATGGCCTTTGTGGAGGCCATGAAAGGAAAGACAGTGGCTATGATCTGCAGCGGGGATGCAGGTGTATACGGCATGGCAGGCCTTATGTATGAGGTGGGCACAGGATACCCTGACGTGGAGCTTTCCATCATTCCGGGTGTCACGGCAGCCACCGGAGGGGCAGCAGTCCTTGGTGCGCCCTTGATCCACGACTTCTGTCTGATCAGCTTAAGCGACCTGCTGACACCATGGGAGAAAATTGAGCGCAGGCTGACTGATGCGGCACACGGGGATTTTGTGGTCTGCCTGTATAACCCGTCCAGCAAAAAACGCCATGATTACCTGATGAAAGCCTGTGACCTGATGATGAAATATAAGGCAGAAGACACGGTCTGCGGAATCGTGGGCAATATCGGAAGGGAAGGGGAAGAGATGAAGGTCATGACCCTGAAAGAGTTAAGGGAGACAACAGTGGATATGTTTACCACAGTCTTCGTTGGCAATTCCCAGACAAAGGAGATCGGCGGCAGGATGGTGACGCCCAGAGGTTACAAAAATGTGTAA
- a CDS encoding cobalt-precorrin 5A hydrolase gives MKVSIISFSRAGYRLSEMLYWVMKERGYEVESYTKSKYTKKVMDESQLEVDDKSFRNVKQFAKPVDASIKEWAGRRFQDSDAIVFVGACGIAVRSIAPFVTSKKIDPAVIVVDEQGGFAISLLSGHIGGANELTEEIADILHATPVITTATDINKKFAVDVFARKNGCYISDMDLAKEISAALVDGKEVGFASDFPWIGDIPSELVLLDEEKEKPEIGIYVTNSYQKHPFVHTLYLVPRVVTVGVGCRKDTPKETVERVIRRACDELLVPSVSMERVASIDLKKEEAGIIGYCRDRNLPFVTYTKEELALVEGTFAESRFVEEVTGVDNVCERSAVLGSSQDGVKSMLILRKYAEDGVTVALARRKWSVHFE, from the coding sequence ATGAAAGTTTCCATTATTAGCTTCAGCCGTGCGGGATACCGTCTGAGCGAAATGCTCTACTGGGTGATGAAAGAGCGCGGGTATGAGGTGGAGTCATATACAAAGAGCAAATATACGAAAAAAGTCATGGACGAGTCACAGCTAGAGGTGGATGATAAATCATTCCGTAATGTGAAGCAGTTTGCAAAGCCGGTGGATGCCTCCATTAAAGAGTGGGCAGGCAGGAGGTTCCAGGATTCCGACGCTATTGTGTTTGTGGGGGCCTGCGGAATCGCTGTGCGCAGCATTGCTCCTTTTGTGACCAGCAAGAAAATAGACCCGGCTGTCATTGTGGTGGACGAGCAGGGCGGTTTTGCCATTTCCCTGCTTTCCGGTCATATCGGAGGAGCCAATGAACTCACGGAAGAGATCGCCGATATCCTTCACGCCACACCGGTCATAACTACAGCGACGGACATCAATAAAAAGTTCGCAGTGGATGTGTTTGCCAGAAAAAACGGGTGCTATATCTCTGACATGGATTTGGCGAAAGAGATCTCCGCCGCGCTTGTGGATGGAAAGGAAGTGGGATTTGCCAGCGATTTTCCATGGATAGGGGACATTCCCTCTGAACTAGTGCTCCTGGATGAGGAAAAAGAGAAGCCGGAAATCGGCATCTATGTGACAAACAGTTACCAGAAACATCCCTTTGTCCACACGCTGTATCTGGTGCCCAGAGTGGTGACCGTGGGCGTGGGCTGCAGAAAGGATACCCCAAAAGAAACGGTGGAACGGGTCATTAGAAGAGCCTGTGATGAACTTCTGGTCCCCTCTGTATCCATGGAGCGGGTGGCCAGCATTGATCTGAAAAAAGAGGAGGCGGGCATTATCGGTTACTGCCGGGACAGAAATCTGCCTTTTGTGACTTACACAAAGGAAGAATTGGCTTTGGTGGAAGGTACCTTTGCGGAGTCAAGATTTGTGGAAGAGGTCACAGGTGTTGACAATGTCTGTGAACGGAGTGCAGTCCTCGGCAGCAGCCAGGATGGTGTGAAGAGTATGCTGATCTTAAGAAAATATGCGGAGGACGGCGTGACCGTTGCTCTTGCCAGAAGGAAATGGAGTGTGCATTTTGAATAA
- the spoIVA gene encoding stage IV sporulation protein A, with the protein MDTYNIYKDIQARTRGEIYIGVVGPVRTGKSTFVRRFMELAALPNMEETAQKEVRDQLPLSGSGKLITTVEPKFIPKDAAKIKIGDDMTAKIRLIDCVGYMVPDAAGNMEDGKERMVKTPWFGYEIPFHQAAETGTKKVIEEHSNIGLVITCDGSFGEIPRNNYIESEEKTVAELKKAGKPFLILVNSQKPYKEETLALCEELKQKYQAGVLSVNCEQLRRDDVTRIMEKVLYEFPIVQMEFFIPKWVEILPTDHYLKAELLSCIRELMGNMKYVKDATRDKMVLKSQYVRNLVPEALDLSTGKVRIRVDMDENWYYAVLSEMTGVSISDEYELIHTMQELAKMKEEYVKVREAISSVRGKGYGVVTPDKSEIRLEEPMVIKQGSKYGVKIKSVSPSIHMIRANIETEIAPIVGSEEQAKDLIEYIKNSDERQESIWQTNIFGKSIGQLVEDGIHTKLVQISDESQVKLQDTMQKIVNDSKGGMVCIII; encoded by the coding sequence ATGGATACATATAACATTTATAAAGACATACAAGCCCGCACCAGAGGAGAAATTTACATAGGGGTAGTGGGACCGGTACGGACGGGAAAGTCCACGTTCGTCCGCCGTTTTATGGAGCTGGCGGCACTGCCCAACATGGAAGAGACAGCACAGAAAGAGGTAAGGGACCAGCTTCCTTTGAGCGGTTCCGGAAAACTGATCACCACCGTGGAGCCAAAATTCATTCCAAAAGATGCCGCTAAAATTAAGATCGGCGATGATATGACTGCGAAAATACGTCTTATTGACTGTGTGGGGTATATGGTGCCCGATGCGGCGGGAAATATGGAGGACGGCAAGGAGCGTATGGTGAAGACGCCCTGGTTCGGCTATGAGATACCTTTCCATCAGGCAGCGGAGACAGGCACAAAAAAGGTGATCGAGGAACACTCCAACATCGGCCTGGTCATCACATGTGACGGCTCTTTTGGAGAGATTCCCAGGAATAATTACATAGAGAGTGAGGAGAAAACCGTTGCCGAGCTAAAAAAAGCGGGAAAGCCGTTTTTGATTCTGGTAAATTCCCAGAAGCCCTACAAGGAGGAGACACTTGCTTTGTGTGAGGAGCTGAAACAGAAGTACCAGGCAGGTGTCCTGAGTGTAAACTGTGAGCAGCTCCGCAGGGACGACGTGACAAGGATCATGGAAAAGGTGTTATATGAGTTCCCTATTGTGCAGATGGAATTTTTTATTCCGAAATGGGTGGAAATCCTTCCCACAGACCATTACCTGAAAGCGGAACTGCTAAGCTGTATCCGGGAACTTATGGGGAACATGAAATATGTGAAGGATGCCACCAGGGATAAGATGGTCCTCAAGTCCCAGTATGTGCGCAATCTGGTACCGGAAGCCCTGGATCTGTCCACCGGCAAAGTGCGGATACGGGTGGATATGGATGAGAACTGGTATTATGCAGTTCTAAGCGAAATGACCGGAGTTTCTATTTCAGATGAGTATGAGCTGATCCACACCATGCAGGAGCTGGCGAAGATGAAGGAAGAATATGTGAAGGTGCGTGAAGCAATCTCCTCTGTCAGGGGTAAAGGCTACGGTGTGGTGACTCCCGATAAATCGGAGATCAGGCTGGAAGAACCCATGGTTATCAAACAGGGCAGCAAATACGGCGTGAAGATCAAATCAGTCAGCCCGTCCATCCATATGATACGGGCCAATATTGAGACAGAGATCGCACCCATCGTGGGTAGTGAGGAGCAGGCAAAAGATCTGATCGAATATATCAAGAACAGTGATGAACGGCAGGAGAGCATCTGGCAGACCAATATTTTTGGCAAATCCATCGGACAGCTGGTGGAGGACGGCATTCACACCAAGCTGGTGCAGATCAGTGATGAGAGCCAGGTAAAACTTCAGGATACCATGCAGAAAATTGTCAATGACAGCAAAGGTGGGATGGTCTGCATCATCATCTGA
- the cbiD gene encoding cobalt-precorrin-5B (C(1))-methyltransferase CbiD gives MTHKTGLEDYYIIRNNKKMRFGYTTGTCAAAASKAAAQMLLSGEEIREIPFLTPKGILLNLEVGQIEKGEDHVSCAVRKDAGDDPDMTDGLEIYSRVRKTGEARIVLDGGPGVGRVTKKGLEQPVGNAAINKVPRSMILKAVEDVSSEYDYEGGLEIIISVPGGEEAAKKTFNPRLGIQGGISILGTSGIVEPMSESALIKTIEVEMRQRVENGSRFLLVTPGNYGSAYLKEHMDLPLEEAMKCSNYVGETIDMAVSMGVEGILFVSHIGKFVKVAAGIMNTHSRCADARAEVLASNAIRAGISAPAALEILNTVTTDEALALIEREGKLQETIKEITDRISYYLHHRAYDRMMLGAVIFSNEFGYLGETEKAGELMELLREQDVTDQ, from the coding sequence ATGACACATAAGACTGGTTTGGAAGACTATTACATTATCAGGAATAATAAGAAAATGCGTTTTGGCTACACTACCGGAACATGTGCAGCCGCGGCTTCTAAAGCTGCAGCCCAGATGCTTTTGTCAGGAGAGGAGATCCGGGAGATCCCTTTTTTGACGCCAAAAGGGATTCTGCTGAATCTGGAGGTTGGGCAAATTGAAAAGGGGGAGGATCATGTATCCTGCGCCGTGCGTAAGGATGCGGGAGATGATCCGGATATGACGGATGGCCTGGAGATTTATTCCAGGGTGAGGAAAACCGGGGAAGCAAGAATCGTGCTGGACGGGGGACCCGGGGTGGGACGTGTGACAAAAAAGGGCCTGGAGCAGCCGGTTGGAAATGCGGCAATCAACAAAGTACCCCGCAGTATGATCCTGAAAGCAGTGGAGGATGTCAGCTCAGAGTATGATTATGAGGGCGGCCTGGAAATCATCATAAGCGTTCCGGGAGGGGAGGAGGCGGCAAAAAAAACCTTCAACCCAAGACTTGGCATTCAGGGAGGCATCTCTATTTTGGGGACCTCCGGTATTGTGGAGCCTATGAGTGAAAGTGCACTGATAAAAACCATAGAAGTGGAAATGCGCCAGCGGGTGGAAAACGGCAGCCGTTTTCTTTTGGTGACCCCCGGCAATTATGGCTCCGCATATCTGAAGGAGCATATGGACCTTCCCCTTGAGGAAGCCATGAAATGCAGCAACTACGTGGGTGAGACAATCGACATGGCAGTTTCTATGGGAGTGGAAGGCATTCTTTTTGTATCCCATATCGGAAAATTCGTTAAAGTGGCAGCAGGGATCATGAACACCCATTCCCGCTGTGCGGATGCCAGAGCGGAGGTTTTGGCTTCCAATGCTATACGTGCAGGGATCTCTGCCCCTGCGGCGCTTGAAATTTTAAATACAGTCACTACGGATGAGGCTTTGGCGCTTATTGAAAGAGAAGGAAAACTACAGGAAACCATAAAGGAGATAACAGACAGGATTTCTTATTATCTGCATCATCGTGCATATGACAGAATGATGCTGGGTGCTGTTATTTTTTCAAATGAATTCGGTTATCTGGGGGAGACAGAAAAAGCCGGGGAACTGATGGAACTTCTGAGAGAACAAGACGTAACGGATCAGTAG
- a CDS encoding putative DNA modification/repair radical SAM protein: MYLSSSLTLEEKLKILSDAAKYDVACTSSGSDRRGEKGSLGNSVAAGICHSFASDGRCISLLKILLSNECIYDCKYCLNRRSNDKVRTTFTPDEICSLTVEFYKRNYIEGLFLSSGVVKNPTYTMELMYRSLYLLRTKYHFRGYIHAKAVPGAAPEIIEQIGYLADRMSVNMELPTRESLQALAPGKSHENILKPIKQIQHGITDYRLSIGKSAQMERSSANRYLPNSIFKTKKETQDTITGTSRSGSLNGPLASAVPHSATPAPSLPSGNTETTVTSSVIRPSASRNMTTPSSFTGSPSFYFRQDAPALPAAQSRSFVPAGQSTQMIIGATPENDYQLLQVTQSLYQQFDLKRVFFSAYVPLNEDSSLPSLDTAPPLLREHRLYQADWLLRFYGFHAEDLLDPGRPNFNILLDPKCDWALRHLELFPIEIQTASYEDLLKVPGLGNKSAYRIVQARRTNRLDFPALKKLGVVLKRAQYFITCSGKMLYRTPIEEDFITRQLTSTDQKTSWSLDHPQTYRQLSLFDDLNLTTPTPEDPLKTLSGQL; encoded by the coding sequence ATGTACTTATCATCATCCCTGACTCTGGAAGAAAAACTGAAAATATTATCCGACGCAGCCAAATACGATGTGGCCTGTACCTCCAGCGGCTCTGACCGCCGCGGGGAAAAGGGCAGTCTGGGCAATTCCGTAGCTGCCGGTATCTGCCACAGCTTTGCCTCCGACGGACGCTGTATCTCCCTTTTAAAAATACTATTATCCAATGAGTGCATCTATGACTGCAAATACTGTCTGAACCGCCGTTCCAACGATAAGGTACGCACCACCTTCACCCCGGACGAAATCTGCAGTCTCACCGTGGAATTTTATAAAAGAAACTATATAGAAGGCCTCTTCCTCAGCTCCGGCGTAGTAAAGAATCCCACCTATACTATGGAGCTTATGTACCGGAGCCTTTACCTGCTGCGCACCAAATACCATTTCCGCGGCTATATCCACGCCAAAGCTGTCCCCGGAGCCGCCCCGGAAATCATCGAACAGATAGGCTATCTGGCTGACCGCATGAGTGTCAACATGGAACTTCCCACCAGAGAATCCCTCCAGGCCCTGGCTCCCGGAAAAAGCCATGAAAACATACTAAAGCCTATCAAACAAATTCAGCACGGCATCACAGACTACCGCCTTTCCATCGGCAAGTCTGCCCAGATGGAACGAAGCAGCGCCAACCGCTACCTCCCCAATTCCATCTTCAAAACAAAAAAAGAAACGCAGGACACCATCACCGGCACTTCCCGCTCCGGATCTTTAAACGGTCCTCTGGCCTCTGCCGTTCCGCATTCCGCCACCCCTGCGCCTTCACTACCGTCAGGAAATACGGAAACCACGGTAACCTCCTCCGTCATCCGCCCTTCCGCCTCCCGGAACATGACTACGCCCTCTTCCTTTACGGGAAGTCCGTCCTTCTATTTCCGCCAGGATGCCCCCGCCCTGCCTGCGGCCCAAAGCCGCTCCTTTGTCCCTGCAGGCCAGAGCACCCAGATGATCATCGGCGCCACCCCGGAAAACGACTACCAGCTCTTACAGGTGACCCAATCCCTGTATCAGCAGTTTGATTTAAAACGTGTCTTCTTTTCCGCCTATGTTCCGCTGAACGAAGACTCCAGCCTTCCCTCCCTGGACACAGCCCCGCCCCTCCTAAGAGAACACCGTCTGTACCAGGCAGACTGGCTTCTGCGTTTTTACGGTTTCCATGCAGAGGACCTTTTAGACCCCGGCCGCCCTAACTTCAACATTCTCCTGGACCCCAAATGTGACTGGGCCCTGCGCCACCTGGAGCTGTTTCCCATTGAGATCCAGACTGCATCTTATGAAGACCTGCTGAAAGTCCCCGGCCTGGGCAACAAATCCGCCTATCGGATCGTCCAGGCCCGCCGGACCAACCGTCTGGATTTCCCAGCCCTAAAAAAACTGGGCGTCGTCCTAAAACGCGCCCAATACTTCATCACCTGCAGCGGTAAAATGCTCTACCGCACCCCCATCGAAGAGGACTTCATCACCCGCCAGCTCACCTCCACCGACCAAAAGACCAGCTGGTCCCTGGACCACCCCCAAACCTACCGCCAGCTCTCCCTCTTCGACGACCTGAACCTAACCACCCCCACCCCCGAAGACCCCCTAAAAACCCTAAGCGGCCAATTATAA
- the cobM gene encoding precorrin-4 C(11)-methyltransferase, with protein sequence MIHFVGAGSGAPDLITLRGKKFLEEADVIIYAGSLVNPQLLEYAKEGCEIFNSAKMTLEEVLEVMRRAEREKKMTVRLHTGDPCLYGAIREQMDVLDEENIAYDYCPGVSSFSGAAAALDLEYTLPNVSQSVVITRMAGRTPVPEKESIESFAAHHATMVIFLSTGLLEELSKRLTAGGYTADTPAAIVYKATWEDEKSFVCTVGTLAETARENHITKTALMIIGDVVAHNGYARSKLYDPGFTTEFRKGTDSI encoded by the coding sequence ATGATACATTTTGTTGGAGCGGGGAGCGGTGCCCCGGATTTAATCACCCTGAGAGGAAAAAAATTTCTGGAGGAAGCAGATGTGATCATCTATGCAGGTTCCCTGGTGAATCCGCAGCTTCTGGAATATGCAAAAGAAGGCTGTGAGATTTTCAACAGTGCCAAAATGACACTGGAGGAAGTGCTGGAGGTTATGCGCAGAGCGGAGCGTGAGAAGAAAATGACCGTGCGCCTCCACACAGGAGATCCCTGTCTGTACGGTGCCATCAGAGAACAGATGGATGTATTGGATGAAGAGAATATTGCCTATGACTACTGTCCCGGTGTAAGCTCCTTTAGCGGGGCTGCAGCAGCCCTGGATCTGGAATATACCCTGCCGAATGTGTCTCAGAGTGTGGTCATTACAAGAATGGCAGGCAGAACGCCTGTGCCGGAAAAAGAGAGCATTGAGTCCTTTGCCGCGCACCATGCAACTATGGTGATATTCCTGAGCACAGGCCTTTTAGAGGAGCTTTCCAAACGGCTGACCGCAGGCGGTTATACTGCGGATACGCCGGCTGCCATTGTATACAAGGCTACCTGGGAAGATGAGAAATCCTTTGTCTGTACGGTGGGTACCCTGGCTGAGACTGCCAGAGAGAACCATATCACCAAGACCGCACTTATGATCATCGGCGATGTGGTGGCGCACAACGGGTATGCCCGTTCCAAATTATATGATCCCGGATTTACAACAGAATTCAGAAAGGGTACGGATTCCATATGA
- the cobI gene encoding precorrin-2 C(20)-methyltransferase — translation MKGILFGLGVGPGDPELLTLKALRLIRESEVIAVPGNNVKESVAYKIVKGAYDSLDEKKLIPVAMPMTKDPKVLEANHDKAADDVEAWLKEGKNVAFLTLGDPTVYSTYLYVHKRIVERGYEAEIVSGITSFCAVAARLNMGLVEMAEPLHVIPATYNAATMDDILKLPGTKVLMKTGKKLKQVRESILESGQAAVMIEDCGMPTEKIYECAEDIPEQSGYYSLIIAKEKETL, via the coding sequence ATGAAAGGTATATTATTTGGATTAGGGGTGGGACCGGGAGACCCGGAGCTGCTGACACTCAAAGCACTCCGCCTGATAAGGGAAAGCGAAGTGATTGCTGTGCCCGGTAATAACGTAAAGGAGAGTGTGGCATATAAAATCGTAAAGGGCGCCTATGACAGCCTGGATGAGAAAAAACTCATTCCTGTTGCCATGCCCATGACAAAGGACCCCAAGGTTCTGGAGGCAAATCACGACAAAGCGGCGGACGATGTGGAGGCCTGGCTGAAAGAGGGAAAAAACGTAGCCTTTCTCACCCTGGGAGACCCCACCGTGTATTCTACCTACCTCTATGTACATAAAAGAATTGTGGAGCGCGGATATGAGGCGGAAATCGTAAGCGGCATCACTTCCTTCTGCGCGGTGGCGGCCAGACTGAACATGGGGCTTGTGGAAATGGCGGAGCCTCTTCATGTGATCCCGGCCACGTATAATGCGGCCACCATGGATGATATCCTGAAGCTTCCGGGCACAAAGGTGCTGATGAAGACAGGAAAGAAACTGAAACAGGTGCGGGAAAGCATACTGGAAAGCGGACAGGCAGCCGTTATGATCGAGGACTGTGGTATGCCCACAGAGAAAATTTATGAGTGTGCAGAGGATATACCGGAACAGTCCGGTTATTATTCCCTGATCATTGCAAAAGAGAAGGAGACATTATGA
- the cobK gene encoding precorrin-6A reductase, which produces MCKVLVFAGTTEGRKIAEFLDSHSIPSHICVATEYGEELLPKSGQMTVSHTRLHREDMERLMGEIQANPVIDATHPYAAEVTKNIRAACQKAGCRYVRLLRSSKDGGGMNDRAVYVSSVDEAAEYLKGTKGNVLVTTGSKEIAKYTVIPGYKERVFARVLSLANVAEQCAAHGFEGRNLICMQGPFSKEMNRAMIGQLDCKYLVTKMSGTTGGYQEKLDAARETGCVPVVVGRPLLEEGISLSQCRKMLCSQFALCPPKEISLVGIGVGSPLLMTVEAQQVLEKAELVIGAKRMVEAAALEGQDVCIEYDSDKISRYIEEHPEYEKIAVVLSGDVGFYSGARKLLEKLSGYHVQIICGISSLVYFMGKIGKSWDDAFITSAHGRKANLLAAIRTHEKVFSILGSSDGVSALAKKLKEYNMGRVRLFVGEQLSYAQEKILTGYPEDFVSYTGDALSVVYVENETYMPMPATHGIRDEEFVRDKVPMTKEEIRTVSLAKLGLLKDSVCWDVGAGTGSVSVEMALRAAEGRVYAIEKKSLAAELLLKNKMKFAADNLIIVEGEAPEVLRGLEAPTHAFIGGSSGNMKAIMELLLHKNPRVRIVMNCIALESVAEALRCLKELPVTDTEVVQLSVGRARKAGPYHMMMGENPITIISCTGDIR; this is translated from the coding sequence ATGTGTAAGGTTCTTGTGTTTGCCGGCACCACGGAAGGACGTAAGATCGCGGAATTTCTGGACAGCCATTCAATCCCTTCCCATATCTGTGTAGCCACGGAATACGGAGAAGAACTGCTGCCAAAGAGCGGGCAGATGACCGTCTCCCATACCCGCCTCCACAGGGAGGATATGGAAAGGCTTATGGGGGAGATCCAGGCAAACCCGGTCATAGACGCCACCCACCCCTATGCGGCTGAGGTGACAAAGAATATCCGCGCTGCCTGCCAGAAGGCAGGGTGCCGTTATGTACGGCTTCTTCGCAGCAGTAAAGACGGTGGAGGAATGAATGACCGGGCAGTTTACGTGTCCAGTGTGGATGAGGCAGCAGAGTATCTGAAGGGTACCAAGGGAAATGTTTTGGTGACCACCGGGAGCAAGGAGATCGCAAAATATACGGTAATTCCGGGATATAAGGAAAGAGTGTTTGCCAGGGTTCTCTCTTTGGCAAATGTGGCAGAGCAGTGTGCGGCACACGGATTTGAAGGGAGAAACCTGATCTGTATGCAGGGGCCTTTTTCAAAAGAGATGAACAGAGCCATGATCGGGCAGCTTGACTGTAAATACCTGGTCACAAAAATGTCGGGCACAACCGGAGGATATCAGGAAAAACTGGATGCGGCCCGGGAGACAGGCTGTGTGCCTGTGGTGGTGGGAAGGCCTCTTCTGGAGGAAGGGATTTCCCTTTCCCAGTGCAGAAAAATGCTCTGCAGTCAGTTTGCCCTTTGCCCGCCAAAAGAAATCTCTCTGGTGGGGATCGGTGTGGGAAGCCCATTGCTCATGACAGTGGAGGCGCAGCAGGTTCTTGAAAAGGCAGAGCTGGTGATTGGCGCCAAACGTATGGTGGAGGCAGCAGCCCTTGAGGGGCAGGATGTCTGCATAGAGTATGACAGTGATAAAATCAGCAGGTATATAGAGGAACACCCGGAATATGAGAAGATTGCGGTGGTATTGTCCGGGGATGTGGGATTTTACAGCGGTGCCAGAAAACTTCTGGAAAAGCTTTCCGGATATCATGTACAGATCATCTGCGGAATTTCCTCCCTGGTTTATTTTATGGGAAAGATCGGGAAATCCTGGGATGACGCGTTTATCACCAGTGCCCATGGAAGAAAGGCAAATCTTCTGGCAGCGATCCGTACCCATGAGAAGGTGTTCTCCATTCTGGGCAGCAGTGACGGTGTGTCGGCTTTGGCAAAAAAACTGAAGGAATACAATATGGGCCGGGTGCGTCTGTTTGTAGGGGAACAGCTCTCCTATGCCCAGGAAAAAATCCTGACCGGATATCCTGAGGATTTTGTCTCTTATACCGGGGACGCCCTAAGCGTAGTGTATGTGGAAAATGAAACATATATGCCAATGCCTGCCACCCATGGGATTCGGGATGAGGAATTTGTAAGGGACAAGGTACCCATGACAAAAGAGGAAATACGGACCGTTTCCCTTGCAAAACTAGGTCTTTTAAAAGATTCTGTCTGCTGGGATGTGGGAGCCGGAACCGGTTCGGTCTCTGTGGAAATGGCTCTTCGGGCAGCAGAGGGAAGGGTATATGCCATTGAGAAGAAATCTCTGGCAGCGGAACTGCTTCTGAAAAACAAAATGAAATTTGCGGCAGATAACCTGATCATTGTGGAAGGGGAGGCACCGGAGGTACTTCGCGGCCTGGAGGCACCAACCCATGCGTTTATCGGGGGTTCATCAGGGAACATGAAAGCAATCATGGAACTTTTGCTCCACAAAAATCCCCGTGTCAGAATCGTGATGAACTGCATTGCTTTGGAGAGTGTGGCGGAAGCCCTGCGGTGTCTGAAGGAACTGCCGGTCACAGACACAGAGGTGGTGCAGCTCAGTGTGGGAAGAGCCAGAAAAGCAGGGCCTTACCATATGATGATGGGGGAAAATCCAATCACCATTATTTCCTGCACAGGGGATATCAGATAG